Genomic segment of Borreliella afzelii:
ATAAATTCTCTATTTGCATCTAGAATGACATAAAATTCGTCTAAAAATTTTGGACTTATCATTAAGCTTGTAATTTCTCTTAGGTATTTCACTTCATTAAGCTTATAAATAGCGTCACTTTGATTAAATCCAAGTACTCTATCCCATTCATAGACTGGTAATACTCTAAGTGGGTATTCATAGGTTTTGTTTTTAGTTAAAATTTTCATTTTATATCTCATTATCATAATAAGGCTCTCCTTTTAACTTTTA
This window contains:
- a CDS encoding DUF1473 family protein; this translates as MIMRYKMKILTKNKTYEYPLRVLPVYEWDRVLGFNQSDAIYKLNEVKYLREITSLMISPKFLDEFYVILDANREFISYYKDYLVAIIYTAQFNTFHIDNDLKKPALVFLSEYENNVGDFVTFDYINDNFDYAKVTASLTSNSTELVAK